A single region of the bacterium genome encodes:
- a CDS encoding lecithin retinol acyltransferase family protein — MQIRPNEIKPGSIIKRRISGIFWHMGIYIGDNQVIHFHNPELGHGVDKGIFGKNGATIRMESLKKFAEKEHVVIHTEPKNKKHAQKVIERAKNFYKNPDEYNGKYNLLTKNCEHFATTCFGRDLSPMRQTTKVIISFAVLIITGTVLKSRIGRRNHT, encoded by the coding sequence ATGCAGATAAGACCAAACGAAATAAAACCAGGCAGTATTATAAAAAGACGAATATCAGGTATTTTTTGGCATATGGGAATATACATAGGAGATAATCAAGTAATCCATTTCCATAATCCAGAATTAGGACATGGTGTAGATAAAGGTATTTTTGGGAAAAATGGTGCTACAATTCGTATGGAATCGTTGAAGAAATTTGCAGAAAAAGAGCATGTTGTTATACATACTGAACCAAAAAATAAAAAACACGCCCAGAAAGTAATAGAACGAGCCAAGAATTTTTACAAAAATCCAGACGAATATAATGGTAAATACAACTTATTAACGAAAAATTGCGAACATTTTGCTACAACCTGCTTTGGTAGAGATTTATCACCTATGAGACAAACTACAAAAGTTATTATCTCTTTCGCAGTTTTAATTATTACTGGAACAGTATTAAAAAGTAGAATAGGAAGGAGAAATCATACTTAG